A portion of the Carya illinoinensis cultivar Pawnee chromosome 11, C.illinoinensisPawnee_v1, whole genome shotgun sequence genome contains these proteins:
- the LOC122281130 gene encoding uncharacterized protein LOC122281130 has product MSAVSPAPCGSCVFVLTDSSKLGFRLQIMSRKCMIVNLERSFSHVACDKGFLGSLRSMLTHILRAMQLFEVPTTCCGQHNCGDQMQPASEQRSQVAVQFQNQHETMKWKSDQTESGYFIQHNTECREACKVSCLKRCGLGHQRHKSSKKSPQLDLNIPNSNCGRSDCRSFWCVFALSRGFLHPERSEKNTSESGIAVYVSFLIHIL; this is encoded by the exons ATGTCTGCCGTGTCACCCGCACCGTGTGGATCCTGTGTTTTTGTCCTTACAG ATTCTTCTAAACTGGGCTTTAGGCTTCAGATCATGTCTAGAAAATG TATGATAGTCAATTTGGAGAGATCATTTTCCCATGTAGCTTGTGATAAGGGCTTCTTAGGTAGCTTAAGGAGCATGCTCACGCACATCCTCCGAGCCATGCAATTATTTGAAGTCCCAACAACTTGTTGCGGCCAACATAACTGTGGTGATCAAATGCAACCTGCAAGTGAACAAAGATCCCAGGTGGCTGTACAATTCCAAAATCAACATGAAACCATGAAATGGAAGTCAGATCAAACTGAGTCGGGATACTTTATACAGCATAACACTGAATGCCGGGAGGCATGCAAAGTATCATGTCTTAAGCGTTGCGGCCTAGGACATCAGCGACACAAGTCAAGCAAGAAGTCACCTCAGCTTGATTTGAACATCCCAAACTCAAACTGTGGGCGTTCTGATTGCAGATCTTTCTGGTGTGTCTTTGCCTTGTCCAGAGGTTTTCTCCATCCAGAAAGATCTGAGAAGAATACTTCAGAGTCAGGAATTGCAGTTTACGTGAGTTTTCTGATACACATTCTGTAA